The DNA segment CCATTCGTTTTCAGGAAGAAACCGGAATCGACGTTTTGGTTCACGGAGAATTTGAACGCAACGATATGGTGGAATATTTTGGAGAACAATTGGACGGATTTACCTTTACCAAAAACGGCTGGGTTCAGAGTTATGGCAGCCGATGCGTGAAACCTCCCGTTATTTATGGTGATGTTTCCCGTCCCAATCCAATGACAGTAAAATGGGCAGAATTTGCGCAATCGCTTACGCCAAAATGGGTCAAAGGAATGCTGACAGGACCAGTTACTATCTTGCAATGGTCATTCGTTCGTAACGATCAGCCACGTTCCGAAACTTGCACCCAAATTGCTTTGGCGATACGTGATGAAGTTGTAGATTTAGAAAAAGCAGGTATCAAAATCATTCAAATTGACGAGCCTGCGATTCGTGAAGGATTGCCTTTGCGCAAAGAAGAATGGGCTAACTACTTGGATTGGGCCATAAAAGCGTTTAGAATTTCGGCTTCCGGTGTAAAAGACGATACGCAAATTCACACGCACATGTGTTACAGCGAATTCAACGACATTATCCAAAATATCGCCGATATGGATGCCGATGTAATCACGATTGAGTGTTCGCGTTCGCAAATGGAATTATTGGATATTTTTGCCGATTTTAAATACCCGAATGAAATAGGCCCCGGCGTTTATGACATTCATTCACCAAGAGTTCCTTCACGAAATGAAATGGTTCATTTATTGGAAAAAGCCTCGGCCGTTGTTCCTGTTGACCAACTTTGGGTGAATCCTGATTGTGGTTTGAAAACACGTCATTGGGACGAAACCAAAAAGGCATTGATCGAAATGGTCGCTGCCGCTAAAGAAATGCGAATTGCTGTTGAAAATAGTGCAACTGCATAACCTTTAACTAAAAAACACCTAGTAATTTCAATAATTCACTGGGTGTTTTTTTTTTAAATATTTGCTTTTTATAATTTCATCAAGGAAAAGCAACAACTCCCTTTTTATGATTGAATTCGTGTTTTCGCACCACGTAGGTATCCGAAAAAAAATCGTGCAATCCCCTGACATTACTTCCTAAAAAAGTAATTGCTTCAAGGGGAATAAAACGACACAGTGTTCGCAAGAGAATAATTTTATAGCTTGGTTTCAACCCATCCTTTGTCACCACGATTGTTTTGGTAAAATACTTGGCAAAAGTCCTGGAAAAATACGTTTCGGTCAAAAAGTAGTATAAAAACAGTATTACGGACCAAAAAAACAATTTCTCGAAAGTTGTTGTCGATTCGACCCAAACCTTCAAGTCATAATTGTTTGTAACATCACCAATGATGGCGACTGTTGTTGCAATACTAATCAAGACAGTATGGACAATCAATAAATCGAGAATGCAATTCAAAAAACGTTGCCCTCGTGTTGCCAATAAATCATCTGTAACAGTAAATTTTATATTTTCCATTTTGAAGGTTTTTAATTTTCAGGGAAAAAAGCTTTTTTGTAGCGATAACTCACTCAAATATAGTGAATTATTTTAACAAAAAATGATTTTAGAACAGAGAAAACTAGCCTCATTGATTTGTAAATAGTTACAAAAAAAACAGCTACCAAAATTGATAGCTGCCTTTGAAAAATTAAAATTCAATTATGATGCCTGTCTTATTATATCTAAAGAAATCTTAATTAAAGATTCTGTAGTAGGCTCTCCTTCATCATATTCAACCAAACTAGTAACATCGACATTTGACCTTATCTTTTCTTGATTCTTTACATAAAATGTCTTAGTGGAGCCATTTATTCCTAATACGAAAGTGATTTCGTCATACTCTCCTTTATTCAAAAAAGGGATTTTTTCATTTGAAGAAGAAAATGTATTAAAGAGCTCTAACAATATATCTTTAAGATTTTGCCCTTCATTCATAACGTTATTCAACTTAAAAACTCTCTCTTCTCTTCCTAACAACAAATCATTTTCAATCAACTTAAACTCTTTGAGCTTTCCAAATTCAAGATAATTTTCAATAAAATATCTTGGAGGCGCCTGCCTTAATTCCAATAAAAAATTTGAAACACCTTTGGTTCTCATAAAATTATTAAAAGCATTTTCAAAAATTGACTTAACTCCGTGATTTTCTTTTTTCTGCACAATCAAAAAACCAATTTTTGATCCTTTAGGCACATGAATCAAATAGAAAAAATCTTTTGAAACCAGATCAACTCCTTTTATATCAAACTTTAATTTATTTGTTTTTCTGTCTTTTATCTTTCCTTTTTCACCAGTATAAGCAGAATCAAAATAACCTGAAATTGTTCTGTTTGCTGAATTTTTATTTTGCAAATCACTCAAAGTAAAAGTCCTATATTTTCCTTGATTGTCTATATAGCCTCTTATATTTTGGTGTATATATCCGCAAAAATCATTCATCGTATCTAACAAGTCTTCATCTTCATTGTAAAAACTCAATACTTGTTGTTCTTTTGCTTTATTCAAAAGCATAAATCTGTAAATATTTAAATTTATCATTACTTTTCTTATTTTAAATTATTGTTTTGATTTGTTAATAATTTCTACAACCCTTGTAAAAACAAAGAGTTGAAAAAAAATTTATCAACGTTTTAAATTCTGTGAATAATTTAACTTTGAAAGATGATATTTTTTTATACTTTTGAAGTATAAATAAGCGGGTGAGGTAACCTCATCATCTTTATATAACTTAAATTTTTAGGGAGTCGGATCCAAAATAATTAAGTTACAAAGTAGGGATATCTTCACGGACATCCCTTTTTTTTTATGCTATGCCATTCTTGTTTTTTCTTTACCCCAGCATTTAATTTATTGATTAATATTGCATAAAAAGGCTTCAATTACGAAGCCTTTCATTATTGTTTATATAAAATTACGAACCGCACATTTCGCAATCTTCCGGACCGGCATTTTTGGCCAATTCAATCATTGCCCTGTATTCTTCGGCTGTCATTTCGACTTGTTCGTTTACAGCAGCAACAGGTTGCAATCTTTGTTCGGCTACTTGCGCTGCAACTTCAGTTGGTTCCGATTTTTTGTCGTTGTTCAATGTGAATTTAATGGCATCAACAGCTGATTTTGTTCTTAAGTAATACATTCCAGTTTTCAATCCAGATTGCCAAGCGTAGAAGTGCATTGAAGTCAATTTAGAGTAATTGGCGTTTTGCATAAACAAGTTCAACGATTGCGATTGATCTACAAAATAACCACGTTGACGAGACATATCGATGATATCTTTCATTGACATTTCCCAAACGGTCTTGTACAATTCTTTCAAGTCTTGCGGAATATTTAAGTCCTGAACCGAACCATTGTTGCGCATCAATTCTTGTTTCAAAGTTTCGTTCCAAAGTCCGCGTTCCACCAAATCATTTAACAAATGTTTGTTTACCACGATAAATTCTCCCGAAAGCACGCGTCTGGTGTAAATATTGGAAGTATATGGCTCGAATGCTTCGTTATTACCCAAAATTTGTGAAGTCGAAGCGGTTGGCATCGGTGCCACCAACAAGGAGTTTCTTACTCCGTGTTCCATCACTTCTTTTCTCAAGGATGCCCAGTCCCAACGTCCTGAAAGCTCTTCGTCTTTCATTCCCCAAAGGTTGTGTTGGAATTCTCCTTGCGAAATTGGCGATCCTCCATAGGTAGAATAAGGTCCTTCTTCTTTTGCCATTTCCATCGAAGCGGTTACGGCTGCAAAGTACAAAGTTTCGAAAATTTCTTGGTTCAATTTCTTGGCTTCGTCACTGGTAAAAGGCATACGCAACATAATGAAAGCATCGGCAAGACCTTGCACTCCAAGACCAATTGGACGATGACGCATATTGGAATTCTCGGCTTCGACAACTGGATAGTAATTTCTGTCGATAACTTTATTCAAGTTTCTGGTTACTCGTTTGGTAACAGTAAACAACAATTCGTGATTGAATGTTTTGTTTTCCACAAACATTGGCAACGAAAGCGAAGCCAAATTACAAACGGCAATTTCATCACTTGAGGTATATTCCATAATCTCGGTACACAAATTCGATGAACGAATGGTTCCCAGATTTTTTTGGTTTGATTTACGGTTTACGGCATCTTTGTACAACATATATGGCGTTCCGGTTTCGATTTGCGATTCCAGAATTTTCTCCCACAATTCGTGTGCTTTGATCGTTTTCCTGCCTTTTCCTGCTTTTTCGTAATCGGTGTACATTTTTTCGAATTCCTCGCCATAAACATCATACAAACCTGGACATTCATTTGGACACATTAATGTCCAATCTCCATTTTCTTGCACCCGTTTCATGAACAAATCCGAAGTCCACATTGCAAAGAATAAATCTCTGGCGCGCATTTCTTCTTTTCCGGTATTCTTTTTCAAATCCAAGAATTCGAAAATATCAGCGTGCCAAGTTTCGATGTAAATCGCAAAACTACCTTTACGTTTTCCACCACCTTGATCCACATAACGAGCAGTATCGTTAAAAACTCTCAACATCGGAACAATTCCGTTCGATGTTCCGTTGGTGCCACGAATGTAAGAACCCGTTGCACGAACGTTGTGAATAGAAAGCCCTACTCCACCTGCCGATTGCGAGATTTTTGCCGTGTTTTTTAAGGTGTCGTAAATTCCGTCGATACTGTCGTCTTTCATTGCCAAAAGGAAACAAGAAGACATTTGAGGTTTTGGAGTTCCCGAGTTGAACAATGTTGGCGTGGCGTGTGTAAAGAATTTTTTCGACATCAAGTCGTAAGTTTCTATTACCGATTTCAAATCATCTAAGTGAATCCCCACCGAAACACGCATCAACATGTGTTGCGGACGCTCCACAATTTTTCCGTTTATTCTCAATAAATACGAACGTTCCAAGGTTTTGAAACCAAAATAATCGTAGTTGAAATCTCTATTGTATATGATATGCGAATCCAAGAATTCGGCATTTTCCATAATTACTTTATGCACTTCGTCCGAAAGCAAAGGTGCTTCCAGATTGGTTCTCGGATTTACATAATGAAACATTTCGTTCATGGTTTCCGAGAATGATTTTTTGGTATTGGAATGCAAATTCGAAATGGCAATTCTGGCAGCCAATTGTGCATAATCAGGATGCGCAATGGTCATAGAGGCTGCAGTTTCTGCCGCAAGATTATCTAATTCTGATGTTGAAACTCCATCGTAAAGTCCTTCAATTACTCTCATTGCCACTTTTACGGCATCTACTAAATCATTCAAACCATAGCATAGTTTTTTAATCCTATCCGTGATTTTGTCGAACATTACCGGCTCTTTGTGGCCATCTCTTTTTACTACGTACATAATCTTGTTGTTTTTTAAAACAGAAAATCCCTTTCCTGTTTTGGTGAATTTGTATTACTGTTTTGGGAAACCAATCCCGGTATTATTCTAATTTTGTTCCAACAATTAGGGTATATTCGCCTTGTCCCGAAACAATCGAGAGGAAGCTAATCTCTTTTAAATTTAAGATTTTTTTGTAAAAAATGTTTCTATTTTTTAAAAATCAGCGTCGAAACTAATTTTTTGAGCATCTGAGTCGTTATTCATAACTCCTGCTTTTTGGTATTCGGCTACTTTCTTTTCAAAGAAATTGGTTTTTCCCTGAAGCGAAATCATATCCATAAAATCAAAGGGATTTGGTGTATTATATTCTCTTTCACAACCTAATTCCACCAATAATCTATCAGTAACAAACTCTAAATACTGAGTCATCAAGGTGGCGTTCATTCCAATCAAACTCACAGGAATAGACTCGGTGATGAATTCTCTTTCGATATTCAAGGCATCGACAATAATTTCCCGGATACGTTCTTTTGGCACTTTTTTCACTAAATGGTGGTTGTGTAAATGCACGGCAAAATCACAATGAACGCCTTCGTCACGAGAAATTAATTCGTTCGAAAAGGTCAATCCCGGCATCAAACCCCGTTTTTTCAACCAGAAAATCGAACAAAAACTTCCTGAAAAGAATATACCTTCAACGGCTGCAAAAGCAATTAATCTTTCGGCAAAAGAATCTGATTCTATCCATTTCAAAGCCCAATCCGCTTTTTTCTTGATAGCTGGAAAGACATCTATTGCTGTAAATAATTGTGTTTTTTCGGCCTCGTCTTTTACGTAAGTGTCTATCAAAAGTGAATAGGTTTCGCTATGGATGTTTTCCATCATAATCTGGAAACCGTAGAAGAATTTTGCTTCGGCATATTGTACTTCATTCACGAAATTTTCGGCCAAATTCTCGTTGACAATTCCGTCCGAAGCCGCAAAAAACGCCAAAATGTGTTTCACGAAATATTTTTCGTCTTCGCTCAACTTGTTGTTCCAATCGTTCAAATCTTGGGACAAATCTATTTCTTCTGCAGTCCAGAAACTGGCTTCCATACTTTTATAAAACTCCCAAATATCCTGATGTTTGATAGGAAAAATTACGAAACGGTTTTTGTTTTCTTGTAAGATTGGTTCGATTTGTGACATTGCGATTTTTATTTTTTGAAATTTTAAACGAATTATTACGTTTTCTTCGATTACAAAGATTGTGAATTATGACGGTTATAAAAAGTCAAACTTATCCACAATCGGCTTGAGTTTTTAACAATTGGAATGCTTTTTACGTAAACAACAAATAGCTGTATATCAAATATTTAAAAAATGTAAAAACCAGAAAACGCCCTAAAACATAGGGGTTTAAAAGAGATAAGACAGGAAATTTATTAATTGTTTTAACGTTCTCTTTTGAGTTCCTCGGCGACTTTTTCGAGTTCCAAATACCAGTCTTCGCCAAATCTGCGAATGAGTGCTTCCTTGACAAATTTATAAACCGGAACTTCCAATTCTTTGCCCAAAGAACAGGCATCGTCGCAAATGTCCCACTTGTCATAATTTACCGCGGCAAATTCCGTGAAATCCTTGACGCGAATGGGATATAAATGACAAGAAACTGGTTTTTTCCAATCGACAATTCCCTGATTGTAGGCTTGCTCGATTCCGCAGAGTGCGGTTTTGCCGTCAAAGATGACGTAAGCACAATCTTTATTGTCAATTAACGGCGTTTCAAGATCGCCATCGGTACCTTTTGTCCAAGCCCCCTGCGCTTCGATGGCGGCAATGCCTTCTTTGCGTAGAAATGGTTTTACTTTTGGATAAATGGCTTCCATAATTTTGGTTTCGGCTTCGCTCAAAGGCGCTCCAGCGTCGCCATCGACACAACATGCGCCTTTGCAAGCCGATAAATTACAAACAAATTCTTTTTCAAGAATATCTTCCGATACAATGGTTTTTCCTAGTTGAAACATTTTGCAAAGATACTTTTCAATTCTGAATTTTGAATGTTAAATTTTGAGTTTCTCACGACTTTAACATCTATCGTGTTTTATCTTTTTAGTTATGTCGAAAAACCAACAAAACCAACAACTGCTGTTTGATTATTGCGGATTATTCAAAAAAATGTTATAAATTTAATTATTCACACCTGAAATTCAATACTTTTGTTTTATCAAAAACACTAATTTATGGAACTGGATTTTAAAGAAATAGCCACTGTCAGCATGGTGCTTTTTGCGGTAATCGACATTGTGGGAACGCTACCCATTGTGGTAGACTTGAGAAATAAACACGGACATATAGAGTCTGAAAAAGCTTCGCTGGTAGCAGGTTTAATCATGATTATTTTCCTTTTTATAGGAGAAGAATTCTTGAATCTTATTGGCATTGACGTTCATTCTTTTGCCGTGGCAGGTTCCTTTGTTTTGTTCTTTTTGGCTTTGGAAATGATTCTGGGCATTCGATTGTATCGTGACGAATCTTCAGGTTCAGCTTCCATTGTGCCTATTGCTTTTCCTATAATTGCCGGAACAGGTACAATGACGACTTTATTATCCTTAAAGGCACAATACCAAACCGAAAACATTGTTGTTGCCATTGTCTTGAACATTATCGTGGTTTATGTCGTCTTGAAATTGTCGGCAAGAATTGAAAAAATGTTGGGAAAAAACGGCTTGGACGTGATCAGAAAGGCTTTTGGAGTGGTTCTTTTGGCCATTGCTGTTAAATTATTCGCCGCTAATGTTAAAGGTTTGTTTGTCTAAAATAAATTTTTATAAATTTACCCGTTATTTTTTATGAGAAGCAGTTCAAGTTTTTTTAAAACGACTACTTAACGTAAGAGTTATTAAAAATATTACCTGTTTTTTGTAAATGAAAAATTTTTTTTATGAAAGTGTTTACTAATATATTGGTTGTTTTGGCATTAGGATTAATCGTTTTTAACATCTGCCTTTTGGATTTTAAAAACCCTTTCGAAGGCAACAGTATGGTTGCATTCATTGGGATTGCCGCTTCTTTTTGCGCAATTTTAATTCTTTTGATTTTCAAGATGTCAAAGAGTATCGAGGAAAAAATGAATGATAAATTCTAATGGTGTTTGATGTCTTATTAATTGGCGGTGGCGTTTCGGGAATGTCATGTGCCCTTGTTTTAGGTTCGGCCAAAAACAAAGCCTTTGTTGCCGACAAAAAAATCGGGATTATTACGCATCAAAAAGCTTCTGCACTTCAAGAAGCCCTAATCAACAATGGTTACGGAATTAGTCCGGGTAAATTAGGCTCCGAGTTATTATCTGAAAGCATTCAGCATTTATCCGAAACCTATCCTCACATCGATCAAATTCCAGACGAAAAAGTCCTGAAAATTGAAGGCGAATATCCCGAATTTTCAGTAATCACGAACAAAAACACTTATAAATCGAAAATGATTGTTGTTGGAATTGGTGCGGCTAATACTTTTGCCATAGAAGGCTTGATGCACTATGTCGAGCCTCACCAAAAAGCACCGACTGAAAAGCAAAGAATCCAACTCAAAAACAACGACCACAAAGTAGCCGAAGGGATTTATGTTGCAGGGACATTGGCAGGTTCTAGAAGCCAAGTGGCGATTGCTGCAGGAAGTGGCGCTTCAGTTGCAACCGACATTCTTACTTTATGGAATGGAGGCAATCATACTCAGGCTCACGACAGCATAAGGTAGCTAAGACTAAATTTATCGCTATAAATTAGGTATTTACTAACCTTTTTTCAAAACCTTGTTAATCATTGCATCGTCTTTCAACACGATTTCATAATATTTGCCTTCATTGTATAATTGTCGGGCAAATTCGGCGGACAAATAGCGTTTGACCAAAGCTTTATTTTTGTCCAGTTTCAAATCCATTCCATTCTTGAAAATATATTTTTGGAATGCATTGAAATACAAATTAGTTGCATTGATTTTGGCTTTAAATTGCTCGAAAGACAAGCCTTTAAAAGTATTTCTGTCACGATCCAATTGTTCGAAAACAAAATGACCCACGAAGCCCGATTGCAATAAATAAGTTGTGTGTTCATTGCCGTGATCCACCTCCAGCGGAACAAAAATATCGGGAACAATTCCGCCACCGCCATAGACAATTCTGCCTTTTGGCGTTTTGTATTTGAGGGTTTTAGTGGTTTTTATGCTGTCTTTATTATATAATTCCCCATTTTTAAATCGCAATTCCGATTCCTTGGAGTAATCTTCATTCCCTTTTGAATACGGCTTTTGAATCGAACGTCCCGTGGGAGTGTAATATCGGGCGATAGTCAATCGCACTGCCGATCCATCGGAGAAATCCATTTCGCGTTGCACCAATCCTTTGCCAAAGGAACGGCGACCCACAATGGTTCCTCTATCGTTATCCTGGATGGCTCCCGCCAAAATCTCA comes from the Flavobacterium limnophilum genome and includes:
- a CDS encoding FAD-dependent oxidoreductase — encoded protein: MFDVLLIGGGVSGMSCALVLGSAKNKAFVADKKIGIITHQKASALQEALINNGYGISPGKLGSELLSESIQHLSETYPHIDQIPDEKVLKIEGEYPEFSVITNKNTYKSKMIVVGIGAANTFAIEGLMHYVEPHQKAPTEKQRIQLKNNDHKVAEGIYVAGTLAGSRSQVAIAAGSGASVATDILTLWNGGNHTQAHDSIR
- a CDS encoding ribonucleotide-diphosphate reductase subunit beta, producing MSQIEPILQENKNRFVIFPIKHQDIWEFYKSMEASFWTAEEIDLSQDLNDWNNKLSEDEKYFVKHILAFFAASDGIVNENLAENFVNEVQYAEAKFFYGFQIMMENIHSETYSLLIDTYVKDEAEKTQLFTAIDVFPAIKKKADWALKWIESDSFAERLIAFAAVEGIFFSGSFCSIFWLKKRGLMPGLTFSNELISRDEGVHCDFAVHLHNHHLVKKVPKERIREIIVDALNIEREFITESIPVSLIGMNATLMTQYLEFVTDRLLVELGCEREYNTPNPFDFMDMISLQGKTNFFEKKVAEYQKAGVMNNDSDAQKISFDADF
- a CDS encoding ribonucleoside-diphosphate reductase subunit alpha codes for the protein MYVVKRDGHKEPVMFDKITDRIKKLCYGLNDLVDAVKVAMRVIEGLYDGVSTSELDNLAAETAASMTIAHPDYAQLAARIAISNLHSNTKKSFSETMNEMFHYVNPRTNLEAPLLSDEVHKVIMENAEFLDSHIIYNRDFNYDYFGFKTLERSYLLRINGKIVERPQHMLMRVSVGIHLDDLKSVIETYDLMSKKFFTHATPTLFNSGTPKPQMSSCFLLAMKDDSIDGIYDTLKNTAKISQSAGGVGLSIHNVRATGSYIRGTNGTSNGIVPMLRVFNDTARYVDQGGGKRKGSFAIYIETWHADIFEFLDLKKNTGKEEMRARDLFFAMWTSDLFMKRVQENGDWTLMCPNECPGLYDVYGEEFEKMYTDYEKAGKGRKTIKAHELWEKILESQIETGTPYMLYKDAVNRKSNQKNLGTIRSSNLCTEIMEYTSSDEIAVCNLASLSLPMFVENKTFNHELLFTVTKRVTRNLNKVIDRNYYPVVEAENSNMRHRPIGLGVQGLADAFIMLRMPFTSDEAKKLNQEIFETLYFAAVTASMEMAKEEGPYSTYGGSPISQGEFQHNLWGMKDEELSGRWDWASLRKEVMEHGVRNSLLVAPMPTASTSQILGNNEAFEPYTSNIYTRRVLSGEFIVVNKHLLNDLVERGLWNETLKQELMRNNGSVQDLNIPQDLKELYKTVWEMSMKDIIDMSRQRGYFVDQSQSLNLFMQNANYSKLTSMHFYAWQSGLKTGMYYLRTKSAVDAIKFTLNNDKKSEPTEVAAQVAEQRLQPVAAVNEQVEMTAEEYRAMIELAKNAGPEDCEMCGS
- a CDS encoding MarC family protein, with protein sequence MELDFKEIATVSMVLFAVIDIVGTLPIVVDLRNKHGHIESEKASLVAGLIMIIFLFIGEEFLNLIGIDVHSFAVAGSFVLFFLALEMILGIRLYRDESSGSASIVPIAFPIIAGTGTMTTLLSLKAQYQTENIVVAIVLNIIVVYVVLKLSARIEKMLGKNGLDVIRKAFGVVLLAIAVKLFAANVKGLFV
- a CDS encoding RDD family protein; its protein translation is MENIKFTVTDDLLATRGQRFLNCILDLLIVHTVLISIATTVAIIGDVTNNYDLKVWVESTTTFEKLFFWSVILFLYYFLTETYFSRTFAKYFTKTIVVTKDGLKPSYKIILLRTLCRFIPLEAITFLGSNVRGLHDFFSDTYVVRKHEFNHKKGVVAFP
- a CDS encoding DUF3109 family protein, encoding MFQLGKTIVSEDILEKEFVCNLSACKGACCVDGDAGAPLSEAETKIMEAIYPKVKPFLRKEGIAAIEAQGAWTKGTDGDLETPLIDNKDCAYVIFDGKTALCGIEQAYNQGIVDWKKPVSCHLYPIRVKDFTEFAAVNYDKWDICDDACSLGKELEVPVYKFVKEALIRRFGEDWYLELEKVAEELKRER